A genomic region of Mesorhizobium sp. NZP2077 contains the following coding sequences:
- a CDS encoding cysteine hydrolase family protein, protein MSDPANTTPRRALIVVDVQNDYDGGNLAIQHSPFRDSVVNVARAMDAAAAAGIKVVVVKQMAPETSPIFARGSHGGELHPEIARRNRDHYVEKMLPSAFTGTDLEAWLRANAIDTITVVGYMTHNCDLSTIIHAVHMGFAVEFLSDATGSAPYANSAGYASAEEIHRVVTIVLQSRFAAVLKTAEWVECLKTGALPERDTIYASNQRALARSAA, encoded by the coding sequence ATGTCTGACCCAGCCAACACCACGCCGCGCCGGGCGCTGATCGTCGTCGACGTCCAGAACGATTATGATGGCGGCAATCTGGCCATCCAGCATTCGCCGTTCCGCGACAGCGTCGTCAATGTGGCACGCGCCATGGATGCCGCGGCGGCCGCCGGCATCAAGGTAGTGGTGGTCAAGCAGATGGCTCCCGAGACCTCGCCGATCTTCGCCAGGGGGAGTCACGGCGGCGAATTGCATCCGGAGATCGCCAGGCGCAATCGCGACCACTATGTCGAGAAGATGCTGCCCTCCGCCTTCACCGGCACTGACCTCGAGGCGTGGCTGCGCGCCAACGCCATCGATACGATCACGGTTGTCGGCTACATGACGCATAATTGCGACCTGTCGACCATCATCCATGCCGTGCATATGGGCTTTGCCGTCGAGTTCCTCTCCGATGCGACCGGCTCGGCGCCTTACGCCAACAGCGCCGGTTATGCTTCGGCCGAGGAAATCCACCGCGTGGTCACGATCGTCCTGCAGTCGCGCTTTGCGGCGGTGCTCAAGACCGCCGAATGGGTAGAGTGTCTGAAGACCGGCGCCTTGCCGGAGCGCGACACGATCTATGCGTCCAACCAGCGGGCGCTGGCGCGCAGCGCGGCATAA
- a CDS encoding formate--tetrahydrofolate ligase: MAEVKSDIEIARGAKKKQIQEIGQKIGIPTEHLLPYGHDKAKISAEFIKSVKGNKDGKLILVTAINPTPAGEGKTTTTVGLGDGLNRIGKKAIVCIREASLGPNFGVKGGAAGGGYAQVVPMEDMNLHFTGDFHAITTAHNLLSALIDNHIYWGNELGIDTRRVVWRRVMDMNDRALREIICSLGGVANGFPREAGFDITVASEVMAILCLSNDLKDLEKRLGDIIVAYRRDKSPVYARDLKADGAMAVLLKDAMQPNLVQTLENNPAFVHGGPFANIAHGCNSVVATTTALKLADYVVTEAGFGADLGAEKFFDIKCRKAGLKPAAAVIVATVRAMKMNGGVKKEDLGKENVEAVKKGCANLGRHIENIRQFGVPAVVAINHFYSDTDAEIQAMKDYVASMGEEAILCKHWAHGSAGIEDLANKVVALAESGASQFAPLYPDAMPLFEKINTIVQRIYRGSEAIADKSVRDQLKAWEDAGYGNLPVCMAKTQYSFSTDPNLRGAPTGHTVPVREVRLSAGAGFVVIICGEVMTMPGLPKAPSSEKIFLNEAGQIEGLF, translated from the coding sequence ATGGCCGAAGTGAAGTCCGACATTGAGATCGCGCGCGGCGCCAAGAAAAAGCAGATCCAGGAGATCGGCCAGAAGATCGGCATTCCAACCGAACATCTGCTGCCCTACGGCCACGACAAGGCCAAAATCTCCGCCGAATTCATCAAATCGGTGAAGGGCAACAAGGACGGCAAGCTGATCCTGGTCACCGCCATCAACCCGACCCCGGCCGGCGAAGGCAAGACCACCACCACCGTCGGCCTCGGCGATGGCCTCAACCGCATCGGCAAGAAGGCGATCGTCTGCATCCGCGAGGCTTCGCTTGGCCCGAACTTCGGCGTCAAGGGCGGTGCCGCCGGTGGCGGCTATGCGCAGGTCGTGCCGATGGAGGACATGAACCTCCACTTCACCGGCGACTTCCACGCCATCACCACCGCGCACAATCTGCTTTCGGCGCTGATCGACAACCACATCTACTGGGGCAATGAGCTCGGCATCGACACCCGCCGCGTTGTCTGGCGCCGCGTCATGGACATGAACGACCGGGCGCTGCGCGAAATCATCTGCTCGCTCGGCGGCGTCGCCAACGGCTTTCCGCGCGAGGCCGGCTTCGACATCACCGTCGCTTCGGAAGTCATGGCAATCCTGTGCCTGTCGAACGACCTGAAGGATCTGGAAAAGCGCCTCGGCGACATCATTGTCGCTTACCGCCGCGACAAGTCGCCGGTCTATGCCCGCGACCTCAAGGCCGACGGCGCCATGGCCGTGCTCTTGAAGGATGCCATGCAGCCCAACCTCGTGCAGACGCTGGAGAACAACCCGGCTTTCGTCCATGGCGGCCCGTTCGCCAACATCGCGCATGGCTGCAACTCGGTCGTCGCCACCACGACGGCGTTGAAGCTCGCCGACTACGTCGTCACCGAAGCCGGCTTTGGCGCCGACCTCGGTGCTGAGAAATTCTTCGACATCAAGTGCCGCAAGGCGGGCCTCAAGCCGGCAGCCGCCGTCATCGTCGCCACCGTGCGCGCCATGAAGATGAATGGTGGCGTCAAGAAGGAAGACCTCGGCAAGGAAAACGTCGAGGCGGTGAAGAAGGGCTGCGCCAATCTCGGCCGCCACATCGAAAACATCAGGCAGTTCGGCGTGCCGGCAGTGGTTGCCATCAACCACTTCTATTCCGACACCGACGCCGAGATCCAGGCGATGAAGGACTATGTCGCCTCGATGGGTGAAGAAGCGATCCTGTGCAAGCATTGGGCCCACGGCTCGGCTGGCATCGAGGATCTCGCCAACAAGGTGGTGGCGCTGGCCGAATCCGGTGCCTCGCAGTTCGCGCCGCTTTATCCCGATGCGATGCCGCTGTTCGAGAAGATCAACACCATCGTCCAGCGCATCTATCGCGGCTCGGAAGCGATCGCCGACAAGTCGGTGCGCGACCAGCTCAAGGCCTGGGAAGACGCCGGCTACGGCAATCTGCCGGTCTGCATGGCCAAGACCCAGTATTCCTTCTCGACCGACCCGAACCTTCGCGGCGCGCCGACCGGCCACACCGTGCCGGTGCGCGAAGTCAGGCTTTCGGCGGGCGCCGGCTTCGTCGTCATCATCTGCGGCGAGGTCATGACCATGCCCGGCCTGCCCAAGGCACCTTCCTCGGAAAAGATCTTCCTCAACGAGGCCGGCCAGATCGAAGGCCTGTTCTAA
- a CDS encoding DUF2333 family protein, translated as MLDPIVNFFTRIFQWIGRGIGLLIGVILWPFLWAGSWYTQRGWILKAVVGLAVLVLIGLYANFFYATQWWNKFNPNYPDTYTFEKRNVSAGEQVAAGTGTDTAKTCGNSGIAQVAADLTDFNVNQNAWISSMILYKLGLFGIDWDDTPWMDNKASFQRGINQAVRRTATELADNLGRVRTTSQIDADLQDARGNLQFDEYTWYFGVSPFGPKTPTPSYYRDAVRKLRSFNARLATCQATFDARADNLKQYIDRIASDIGSTSAILKERAENHNNGWFDTRADDRYWFAYGQLYAYYGLMKGAQADFEDVIKEKHLQSLWDTMDAQFVSALRIQPFIIANGREDGWLLPTHLTTMGFYILRVRSNMVEISNVLTQ; from the coding sequence ATGCTCGATCCGATTGTGAACTTCTTCACCCGGATTTTCCAATGGATCGGCCGCGGCATCGGCCTTTTGATCGGCGTCATTCTGTGGCCCTTCCTGTGGGCCGGCAGCTGGTACACGCAGCGCGGCTGGATCCTCAAGGCCGTGGTCGGCCTGGCCGTGCTGGTGCTGATCGGCCTCTACGCCAACTTCTTCTATGCCACGCAGTGGTGGAACAAATTCAACCCGAACTATCCTGACACCTATACGTTCGAGAAACGCAATGTTTCCGCCGGCGAACAGGTGGCTGCTGGCACCGGCACCGATACGGCAAAGACGTGCGGCAACTCCGGCATCGCCCAGGTGGCAGCCGACCTGACCGATTTCAACGTCAACCAGAATGCCTGGATCTCGTCGATGATCCTCTACAAGCTCGGCCTGTTCGGCATCGACTGGGACGACACGCCGTGGATGGACAACAAGGCCTCGTTCCAGCGTGGCATCAACCAGGCGGTGCGGCGCACGGCGACCGAGCTGGCCGACAATCTCGGCCGCGTGCGCACGACCTCGCAGATCGATGCCGACCTGCAGGATGCGCGCGGCAATCTGCAGTTCGACGAATACACCTGGTATTTCGGCGTCAGCCCGTTCGGCCCGAAGACACCGACGCCAAGCTATTATCGCGACGCGGTGCGCAAGCTGCGCTCGTTCAACGCACGGCTGGCCACTTGCCAGGCCACTTTCGATGCCCGCGCCGACAATCTGAAGCAGTATATCGACCGCATCGCGTCGGACATCGGCTCGACTTCCGCCATCCTCAAGGAGCGTGCCGAGAACCACAACAATGGCTGGTTCGACACCCGCGCCGACGATCGCTACTGGTTCGCTTATGGCCAGCTCTACGCCTATTACGGCCTGATGAAAGGCGCCCAGGCCGACTTCGAGGACGTCATCAAGGAAAAGCACCTGCAGAGCCTGTGGGACACGATGGACGCGCAATTCGTCTCGGCGCTGCGCATCCAGCCCTTCATCATCGCCAATGGCCGCGAGGACGGCTGGCTCCTGCCGACGCACCTGACGACGATGGGCTTCTACATCCTGCGCGTGCGCTCCAACATGGTCGAAATCAGCAACGTGCTGACGCAGTAA
- a CDS encoding DUF6638 family protein, with the protein MSKKPDLLRDNELIYGRLLTVDEPHLIDRYNKALAAFGKKPTKLKSFQIDRTGFSPEVAEECGDYDYLDPDEVNRRFIILTPSQIDLPVVHTAFSNTSLLMFEFMSKNQRAIDALTIKDVIYGEIEDSVPKVNDIEDLLSINQVEFKVLSAEDVLGKAAELGKLVDRLKQEPDAWRDNAMLTRMVELAKVCGDIRENALVPDQVIFRHNAYWTSHFGGLYVFVDPDMTTVISDPAAPGFRRSRPWQVSYLSINDADKVFKFLASTGRIELPRASWVEASGYLEHRAEMVVRALIRDAEPDRNLTDVDKVWLQTWIQGHADLITSDGNFPFLNAAKREIAQLGHLKIDDVFPQQRFLVIRAKPDHPDAWLTNRLISDFVPSDFVSRYIFNKDGFYKDYDGFSDAWRSHVVDVLKTTYLKDKVAFRTRLYGLTD; encoded by the coding sequence GTGAGCAAAAAACCCGACCTTCTGCGCGACAACGAACTGATCTATGGCCGGCTGCTGACCGTCGACGAGCCGCATCTGATCGATCGCTACAACAAGGCGCTGGCCGCGTTCGGCAAGAAGCCCACCAAGCTGAAAAGCTTCCAGATCGACCGCACCGGTTTCTCGCCCGAAGTGGCCGAGGAATGCGGCGACTACGATTATCTCGACCCTGACGAGGTCAATCGCCGCTTCATCATCCTGACGCCGTCGCAGATCGACCTGCCGGTGGTGCACACCGCCTTTTCCAACACCTCGCTGCTGATGTTCGAGTTCATGTCCAAGAACCAGCGCGCCATCGACGCGCTGACCATCAAGGACGTCATCTACGGCGAGATCGAGGATTCCGTGCCCAAGGTCAACGACATCGAGGACCTGCTGTCGATCAACCAGGTCGAGTTCAAGGTGCTGTCGGCGGAGGACGTGCTGGGCAAGGCCGCCGAACTCGGCAAGCTCGTCGACCGGCTGAAACAGGAGCCCGACGCCTGGCGCGACAATGCCATGCTGACCCGCATGGTGGAGCTGGCGAAGGTCTGCGGCGACATCAGAGAGAACGCGCTGGTGCCCGACCAGGTGATCTTCCGCCACAACGCTTACTGGACCAGCCATTTCGGCGGGCTTTACGTGTTCGTCGATCCCGACATGACGACGGTGATCAGCGACCCGGCTGCGCCTGGCTTCCGCCGTTCGCGGCCATGGCAGGTCAGCTATCTCTCGATCAACGACGCCGACAAGGTGTTCAAATTCCTGGCCAGCACCGGCCGCATCGAACTGCCCCGCGCCTCCTGGGTCGAAGCCTCGGGCTATCTCGAGCACAGGGCCGAGATGGTGGTGCGCGCGCTGATCCGCGACGCCGAGCCGGACCGTAATTTGACCGATGTCGACAAGGTCTGGCTGCAGACATGGATCCAAGGCCATGCCGACCTGATCACCAGTGACGGCAATTTCCCCTTCCTCAACGCCGCCAAGCGCGAGATCGCCCAACTCGGCCACCTCAAGATCGACGATGTCTTCCCGCAGCAGCGCTTCCTGGTGATCCGTGCCAAGCCGGACCATCCCGACGCCTGGCTGACCAACCGGCTGATCTCGGATTTCGTGCCGTCGGACTTCGTCTCGCGCTACATCTTCAACAAGGACGGCTTCTACAAGGACTATGACGGCTTCAGCGACGCCTGGCGATCGCATGTTGTGGACGTTCTGAAAACCACATATTTGAAGGACAAGGTGGCGTTTCGCACACGCCTCTACGGCCTGACTGACTAG
- a CDS encoding ATP-binding protein — translation MDTGLTTIPEAAIEKHRAMAQSFITRIVVLEDPSRESGTALAGTNRRFVSTVSVGSVRRTREVELSKTVGAVHPDDQLLTIAQHTLLFRARRGTAIALAVSDVFAEGSDLESLQARNVRAPLEGDDASTFKKLLSASAYISAFSLASYLFQLIDSDGEAPNDIPEPDFLFDTPQDAVKSIVAGLDKAIAGSADDTDLMTRARAFARVAIDGLLARKGRFDGIGPFENAHIRIDADDFTLDGFDVAPGKRSKPLVMTFKTPEEVVGNHIAKYQSVKLAKMLMAYDFERELNPFVDLGGFLFTFIGDGAPGTGKTTLIQMIAGLVNGYCQVAGYPFAYENFGVDQISSYQGKSGQNCRQFINNVLNPRVIGFGTIDDIDQVAARRSDDRASAGQQEITGVLMDAFAGAATVVRGNCSFGMFSNYPENVDDALRQRAGARWLVDGPQTRDDYIDIFVLLAGKNHEIPLGEHELYAAQEIQRAVTEAYEEHEKPQEDGLMKVYERYMKENGAPKTMADIGTYLHLIKDAEPRFTGRAIKNVTDAIKMRAMDIELPDDWFEKPEAFMHKGYDEKKAMIEELRGPFSMDMVMQEINRYADSEFRYSDKSDDAAVEKLLRDARLRERAAREMEEMKKKGNWNA, via the coding sequence ATGGACACCGGCCTGACCACCATCCCGGAAGCGGCAATCGAGAAGCACCGCGCCATGGCGCAGAGCTTCATCACCCGCATCGTTGTGCTGGAGGATCCGTCTCGCGAATCCGGCACGGCGCTGGCCGGCACCAACCGCCGCTTCGTCTCCACCGTCTCCGTCGGCTCGGTGCGCCGCACGCGCGAGGTGGAGCTGTCGAAAACCGTCGGCGCAGTCCATCCCGACGATCAGCTACTGACCATCGCCCAGCACACGCTTTTGTTTCGCGCCCGGCGCGGCACGGCGATTGCGCTGGCCGTATCGGACGTTTTTGCCGAAGGCTCCGATCTCGAAAGCCTGCAGGCGAGGAATGTCCGCGCACCGCTCGAGGGCGATGACGCGTCCACCTTCAAGAAGCTTCTGTCAGCCTCGGCTTACATTTCAGCCTTCAGCCTGGCGTCCTATCTGTTCCAGCTGATCGACAGCGACGGCGAAGCGCCCAACGACATCCCGGAGCCGGATTTCCTCTTCGACACGCCGCAGGATGCGGTGAAGTCGATCGTCGCCGGCCTCGATAAGGCCATCGCAGGTTCGGCCGACGACACCGACCTGATGACCAGGGCGCGCGCCTTCGCCCGTGTCGCTATAGACGGGCTGCTGGCCAGGAAAGGCCGCTTCGACGGCATCGGCCCGTTCGAGAATGCCCATATCCGCATCGATGCCGACGATTTCACCCTCGACGGCTTCGACGTGGCGCCGGGCAAGCGCTCCAAGCCGCTGGTGATGACCTTCAAGACACCGGAAGAGGTCGTCGGCAACCACATCGCCAAATACCAGTCGGTCAAGCTCGCCAAGATGCTGATGGCCTATGATTTCGAGCGCGAGCTGAACCCGTTCGTCGACCTCGGCGGCTTCCTGTTCACCTTCATCGGCGATGGCGCGCCCGGCACCGGCAAGACGACGCTGATCCAGATGATCGCCGGTCTGGTCAACGGCTACTGCCAGGTCGCCGGCTATCCCTTCGCCTACGAGAATTTCGGCGTCGACCAGATTTCGTCCTATCAGGGCAAGTCGGGTCAGAACTGCCGCCAGTTCATCAACAATGTGCTGAACCCGCGCGTCATCGGCTTCGGCACCATCGACGACATCGACCAGGTGGCCGCGCGCCGGTCGGACGATCGCGCCTCAGCCGGCCAGCAGGAGATTACCGGCGTGCTGATGGATGCCTTCGCCGGCGCCGCCACCGTCGTGCGCGGCAACTGCTCGTTCGGCATGTTCTCCAATTACCCCGAAAATGTCGACGACGCGCTGCGCCAGCGCGCCGGCGCCCGCTGGCTGGTCGACGGCCCGCAGACCCGCGACGACTATATCGACATCTTCGTGCTGCTGGCCGGCAAGAACCACGAGATCCCTCTGGGCGAGCACGAACTCTACGCCGCGCAGGAGATCCAGCGCGCCGTGACCGAGGCCTATGAGGAGCATGAGAAGCCGCAAGAGGACGGGCTGATGAAGGTCTACGAGCGCTACATGAAGGAGAATGGTGCGCCCAAGACCATGGCCGACATCGGCACCTATCTGCACCTGATCAAGGATGCCGAACCGCGCTTCACCGGCCGCGCCATCAAGAACGTCACCGACGCCATCAAGATGCGCGCCATGGACATCGAGCTGCCCGACGACTGGTTCGAGAAGCCGGAAGCCTTCATGCACAAGGGCTATGACGAGAAGAAAGCGATGATCGAGGAACTGCGCGGGCCGTTTTCGATGGACATGGTCATGCAGGAGATCAACCGCTACGCCGACAGCGAGTTCCGCTATTCCGACAAATCCGACGACGCCGCGGTGGAAAAACTGCTCCGCGATGCGCGCCTGCGCGAACGCGCCGCGCGCGAGATGGAGGAGATGAAGAAGAAGGGCAATTGGAATGCGTGA
- a CDS encoding cytochrome c family protein yields the protein MLRAISASLLLLATSIAAHAGGDPVQGKHVFNRCIACHEAASDRDKVGPHLLGVVGRTAGTAESFLGHYSEAMKSAGANGLVWDEANLAEYLRAPKLKVPGNKMAFGGLTNDDDITNVIAYLKADPKP from the coding sequence ATGCTTCGAGCCATCTCAGCCAGCCTTCTGCTCCTTGCCACTTCCATTGCCGCTCATGCCGGCGGCGACCCCGTGCAGGGCAAGCACGTCTTCAACCGCTGCATCGCCTGCCACGAAGCAGCCAGCGACCGCGACAAGGTCGGCCCGCATCTGCTGGGTGTCGTCGGCCGCACCGCAGGTACAGCCGAGAGCTTCCTTGGCCATTATTCAGAGGCAATGAAGAGTGCCGGGGCGAACGGTCTGGTCTGGGACGAGGCAAATCTTGCCGAATATCTCCGGGCGCCCAAGCTCAAGGTTCCCGGCAACAAAATGGCCTTTGGCGGCCTGACCAATGATGACGACATCACCAATGTCATCGCCTATCTGAAGGCCGATCCGAAGCCCTGA
- a CDS encoding thymidine kinase has product MAKLYFHYATMNAGKTTMLLQASYNYRERGMTTMLFVAGHYRKGDSGLISSRIGLETEAEMFRDGDDLFARIAEHHDHTTVHCVFVDEAQFLEEEQVWQLARIADRLNIPVMCYGLRTDFQGKLFSGSRALLAIADDLREVRTICRCGRKATMVVRLGADGKVARQGEQVAIGKDVYVSLCRRHWEEEMGRAAPDDFIGFMKS; this is encoded by the coding sequence ATGGCCAAGCTCTATTTCCACTACGCAACGATGAATGCCGGCAAGACGACGATGCTCTTGCAGGCATCGTACAATTATCGCGAGCGCGGCATGACGACGATGCTGTTCGTCGCCGGCCACTACCGCAAGGGCGACAGCGGCCTGATCTCGTCGCGCATCGGGCTGGAGACGGAAGCCGAGATGTTCCGCGACGGCGACGATTTGTTCGCCCGCATCGCCGAGCATCACGACCATACGACGGTGCATTGCGTCTTCGTCGACGAGGCGCAGTTCCTCGAGGAGGAGCAGGTCTGGCAATTGGCCCGCATCGCCGACCGGCTGAACATCCCGGTGATGTGTTACGGCCTGCGTACCGATTTCCAGGGCAAGCTGTTTTCCGGCTCGCGCGCGCTGCTGGCGATCGCCGACGATCTGCGCGAGGTGCGCACCATCTGCCGCTGCGGCCGCAAGGCGACGATGGTCGTGCGCCTCGGCGCCGATGGCAAAGTGGCCCGCCAGGGCGAACAGGTGGCGATCGGCAAGGATGTCTATGTCTCGCTCTGCCGCCGTCACTGGGAAGAAGAAATGGGCCGCGCCGCGCCCGACGATTTCATCGGCTTCATGAAATCCTGA
- a CDS encoding choline ABC transporter substrate-binding protein, with protein MSRMNSFAAGLGLAALLSTSAAFAGDAASCKTVRLSDVGWTDIQATTGVASVLLTALGYEPKVIQLSVPVTMASLKNKDLDVFLGNWMPSMTNDIKDYTADGSVETISTNLTGAGYGIVVPTYVADAGVKSLTDLGKFKDKFNGKIYGIEAGNDGNRIILDMIKNPKDKLDGFELVESSEAGMLTQAEQSMKNNEWIAFLGWTPHPVMGAMKITYLDGMGDSGFGAATVFTNVRKGYTTECPNAGKLIANLKFNLDMEGQMMDAILKGGDATTVATDWLKKNPGAVAPWIAGVTTFDGGDAAAAIKTALGS; from the coding sequence ATGTCGCGTATGAATTCCTTCGCCGCCGGCCTCGGCCTTGCGGCTTTGTTGTCCACGAGCGCCGCCTTTGCCGGAGATGCGGCAAGCTGCAAGACCGTGCGTCTTTCCGATGTCGGCTGGACCGACATCCAAGCGACCACCGGGGTTGCCTCGGTGCTGCTCACCGCCCTCGGCTACGAGCCGAAGGTGATCCAGCTTTCAGTGCCGGTGACCATGGCGTCGCTGAAGAACAAGGATCTTGATGTCTTCCTCGGCAACTGGATGCCGTCGATGACCAACGACATCAAGGACTACACCGCCGATGGCTCGGTCGAGACCATCAGCACCAACCTGACCGGCGCCGGCTACGGCATCGTCGTGCCGACCTATGTCGCGGATGCCGGCGTCAAGTCGCTGACCGACCTTGGCAAGTTCAAGGACAAGTTCAACGGCAAGATCTATGGCATCGAGGCCGGCAATGACGGCAACCGCATCATCCTCGACATGATCAAGAACCCGAAGGACAAGCTCGACGGTTTCGAACTCGTCGAGTCCTCCGAAGCCGGCATGCTGACGCAGGCCGAACAGTCGATGAAGAACAATGAGTGGATTGCCTTCCTCGGTTGGACGCCGCATCCGGTGATGGGTGCCATGAAGATCACCTATCTCGACGGCATGGGCGACAGCGGCTTTGGTGCTGCCACCGTGTTCACCAATGTGCGCAAGGGCTATACCACCGAATGCCCGAATGCCGGCAAGCTGATCGCCAACCTCAAGTTCAATCTGGACATGGAAGGCCAGATGATGGACGCCATCCTCAAGGGCGGCGATGCCACCACGGTGGCGACCGACTGGCTGAAGAAAAATCCGGGTGCGGTTGCCCCCTGGATCGCCGGCGTGACCACCTTCGACGGTGGCGACGCGGCAGCGGCCATCAAGACCGCTCTCGGAAGCTGA
- the choW gene encoding choline ABC transporter permease subunit: MDPISQFMVDHKIPIGAWGKAFFGFLTDNFDTIFRAFSNGLNFLLDGLVNILLMVPPVLLALVIAIVAWLLQRSRPLAIGVFLGLIFIINQNLWKQTVQTLVLVVAAAAMAMAIGVPLGIWAAHKPKVYRIMLPVLDLMQTLPTFVYLIPVLTLFGLGNAPGLIVTIIFVIPTAVRLTHLGVVSVPKAIIEAGEAFGATKSQLLWKVELPSALPTIMAGLTQSIMLSLSMVVFAALIGAGGLGTEINRALGSRRIDLGLEAGLAIVVLAIVLDRMTRIAVGGKK; the protein is encoded by the coding sequence ATGGATCCGATTTCGCAATTCATGGTCGACCACAAGATCCCGATAGGGGCCTGGGGAAAGGCGTTCTTCGGCTTCCTGACCGACAATTTCGACACCATCTTCAGGGCCTTCTCCAATGGCCTCAATTTCCTCCTCGACGGGCTGGTCAACATCCTGCTGATGGTGCCACCGGTGCTGCTGGCGCTGGTCATCGCCATCGTCGCCTGGCTGCTGCAACGCTCGCGGCCGCTGGCCATCGGCGTCTTCCTCGGGCTGATCTTCATCATCAACCAGAACCTGTGGAAGCAGACGGTGCAGACCCTGGTGCTTGTCGTCGCCGCAGCCGCCATGGCGATGGCCATCGGCGTGCCGCTCGGCATCTGGGCGGCGCACAAGCCAAAGGTCTACCGGATCATGCTGCCGGTGCTCGATCTGATGCAGACGCTGCCGACCTTCGTCTACCTGATTCCGGTGCTGACGCTGTTCGGACTAGGCAATGCGCCCGGCCTCATCGTCACCATCATCTTCGTCATCCCGACCGCGGTCCGGCTCACCCATCTCGGCGTCGTCTCGGTGCCGAAGGCGATCATCGAGGCCGGCGAGGCCTTCGGCGCCACCAAGAGCCAGCTGCTGTGGAAGGTGGAACTACCCTCGGCGCTGCCGACCATCATGGCGGGGCTGACGCAGTCGATCATGCTGTCGCTGTCGATGGTCGTGTTTGCAGCGCTGATCGGCGCCGGCGGCCTCGGCACCGAAATCAACCGGGCGCTCGGCTCGCGCCGCATCGATCTCGGGCTTGAAGCCGGTCTCGCAATCGTCGTGCTCGCCATCGTGCTCGACCGGATGACTCGAATTGCCGTTGGAGGCAAGAAATGA
- the choV gene encoding choline ABC transporter ATP-binding protein, protein MTVAVDFRNVDIVFGADQAGSLAMIDKGATRAEILEKTGNVLGCAGASLTVNEGEISVLMGLSGSGKSTLLRAVNRLNVVSRGQVLVKDGDKTVDVVTCDEATLRRLRQKQVAMVFQQFGLLPWRTVEENVGLGLELAGVPEAERKERVHRQLKLVNLDQWSKKYAHELSGGMQQRVGLARAFATEAPILLMDEPFSALDPLIRTKLQDELLQLQAQLKKTIIFVSHDLEEALKIGSHITIMEGGRIVQTGAPEDIVLRPANDYVRDFIANVNPLSVLTAWNVMRDRRDLEESTDGWVWLDRRKTTRFKIDEHGLVAAAERDGKPAVWVSCADVESQSEEAAQVFWANPGTSLKTVMLAMHRSQTAPVALFDDQSRFVGAIGIRDVLSAVLRR, encoded by the coding sequence ATGACCGTCGCCGTTGATTTCAGGAATGTCGATATCGTCTTCGGCGCCGATCAGGCTGGATCGCTGGCGATGATCGACAAGGGTGCGACGCGCGCCGAAATCCTCGAGAAGACCGGCAATGTGCTGGGCTGTGCAGGCGCCAGCCTGACCGTCAACGAGGGCGAGATTTCGGTGCTGATGGGCCTGTCGGGTTCGGGCAAGTCGACGCTGCTTCGGGCCGTCAACCGGCTGAACGTGGTGTCGCGCGGCCAGGTGCTGGTCAAGGACGGCGACAAGACCGTCGACGTCGTCACCTGCGACGAGGCGACCTTGCGGCGGCTGCGGCAGAAGCAGGTGGCGATGGTGTTCCAGCAGTTCGGCCTGCTACCGTGGCGCACGGTGGAGGAGAATGTCGGCCTCGGCCTCGAACTCGCCGGCGTGCCGGAGGCGGAGCGCAAGGAGCGCGTGCACCGCCAGCTCAAGCTGGTCAATCTCGACCAGTGGTCGAAGAAATACGCGCACGAGCTGTCCGGCGGCATGCAGCAGCGCGTCGGCCTTGCCCGCGCCTTCGCCACCGAGGCGCCGATCCTGTTGATGGACGAGCCGTTCTCGGCCCTCGATCCGCTGATCCGTACCAAGCTGCAGGATGAATTGCTGCAGCTGCAGGCGCAGCTGAAGAAGACCATCATCTTCGTCAGCCATGACCTGGAAGAGGCGCTGAAGATCGGCAGCCACATCACCATCATGGAGGGCGGCCGCATCGTCCAGACCGGCGCGCCGGAAGACATCGTGCTGCGCCCGGCCAACGATTACGTCCGCGACTTCATCGCCAATGTGAACCCGCTCTCGGTGCTCACCGCCTGGAACGTCATGCGCGATCGCCGCGACCTCGAAGAGAGCACGGACGGCTGGGTGTGGCTCGACCGGCGCAAGACGACGCGTTTCAAGATCGACGAGCATGGGCTGGTGGCAGCGGCCGAACGCGACGGCAAGCCGGCGGTGTGGGTCTCCTGCGCCGATGTCGAGTCCCAGTCGGAGGAAGCAGCGCAAGTGTTCTGGGCCAATCCGGGCACCTCGCTGAAAACCGTCATGCTCGCCATGCACCGCTCGCAGACGGCACCCGTCGCGCTGTTCGACGACCAATCGCGCTTCGTCGGTGCCATTGGCATCCGCGACGTGCTGAGTGCGGTGCTGCGGCGGTAA